One Halovivax ruber XH-70 genomic region harbors:
- a CDS encoding toll/interleukin-1 receptor domain-containing protein — protein MSGEQVFVSHDPADLSVVQELFSTVKNFPFGVHLALEAVESGRSRERLEGRLANSDVVVAVLTESSADSKWINQEVGYAIAKGIPVVALYTDPSLGGGFLDGVEGVTLDRDNLTETVFNLLSRLRAELAPLGALSVPNWYIRFPCTLADCGHPVTLELEEGQTKLWKLHKHGQLLETSCDVCKTSYYFDPATIGFVRREEATIN, from the coding sequence ATGTCCGGAGAACAGGTGTTCGTCTCGCACGATCCAGCCGACCTGTCTGTCGTTCAGGAGCTGTTCTCGACGGTGAAGAACTTCCCGTTCGGGGTGCATCTGGCGCTCGAAGCCGTCGAGTCCGGCCGGAGCCGTGAACGACTGGAAGGCCGGCTGGCGAACAGCGACGTCGTCGTCGCGGTCCTGACGGAATCGTCCGCGGACAGCAAGTGGATCAACCAGGAAGTCGGCTACGCCATCGCGAAAGGGATCCCGGTGGTGGCGCTGTACACCGACCCGTCGCTAGGCGGTGGGTTCCTCGACGGCGTCGAGGGCGTCACACTCGATCGGGATAACTTGACCGAGACCGTCTTCAATCTTCTCAGCCGACTCCGGGCCGAGCTCGCACCCCTCGGCGCGCTCTCGGTACCGAACTGGTACATCAGGTTCCCCTGCACGCTCGCAGACTGTGGCCACCCGGTAACGCTCGAACTCGAGGAGGGGCAGACGAAACTCTGGAAACTCCACAAACACGGCCAGTTGCTCGAAACGAGCTGTGACGTCTGTAAGACGAGTTATTACTTCGACCCGGCGACCATCGGCTTCGTCAGGCGAGAAGAAGCGACGATCAACTGA
- a CDS encoding J domain-containing protein has translation MGVADNRREGCDGCDRSVVLGRLTTVSMPDGTQVACCPTCTPHARAAAERAELETASATCEGCRSTVETADVEDVVLTDGTVLSLCSACRAHQPNAGSEGTGSSPTASDARSAPDAGVTSSTEIAPSKRLCGHCREWIRAEPYRVTLVDDRVESLCPTCKETAVDEGIVVDVAMRRVDAREILDVDEDASAEEIRAAFQEQVKHAHPDRPTGTREAFRLVRGAYERLK, from the coding sequence ATGGGTGTCGCCGACAACAGACGGGAAGGCTGTGACGGCTGCGACCGGTCCGTCGTGCTCGGACGGTTGACGACCGTCTCGATGCCCGACGGCACACAGGTTGCCTGTTGTCCGACCTGTACGCCACACGCCCGTGCAGCCGCTGAGCGGGCAGAACTCGAGACGGCGAGCGCGACCTGCGAAGGCTGTCGGTCGACCGTCGAGACGGCCGACGTCGAGGACGTCGTCCTGACGGACGGCACCGTCCTGTCGCTGTGTTCGGCGTGTCGGGCGCACCAGCCCAACGCGGGTAGCGAGGGGACCGGTTCGTCTCCCACCGCTTCCGACGCCCGTTCGGCCCCCGACGCCGGGGTGACCTCCTCGACCGAAATCGCTCCCAGTAAGCGACTGTGCGGTCACTGTCGTGAGTGGATCCGTGCGGAACCGTATCGCGTCACGCTCGTCGATGACCGGGTCGAATCACTCTGCCCGACCTGCAAAGAGACTGCCGTCGACGAGGGGATCGTCGTCGACGTGGCGATGCGGCGTGTCGATGCCAGAGAGATCTTAGACGTGGACGAAGACGCCTCGGCCGAGGAGATCCGTGCGGCATTTCAGGAACAGGTCAAACACGCTCACCCGGACCGACCGACGGGGACCCGAGAGGCGTTCCGACTCGTCAGGGGTGCGTACGAACGACTGAAGTGA
- a CDS encoding DUF3054 domain-containing protein has product MNVATDNRWPPVRRADQWPLALDSLAIVVLTMVGQLRHGYTPLEWPIRTVETITPFVLGWLVCAALLGLYRNRRRLTLLTHARAVLVCWLAATNVAFLIRGLPITPGNVPWSFMVVMVGLGAIAILTSRLGYEYVVRTNENRL; this is encoded by the coding sequence ATGAACGTGGCTACCGACAATCGCTGGCCGCCGGTTCGACGCGCCGATCAGTGGCCGCTCGCACTGGACAGTCTCGCCATCGTCGTCCTCACGATGGTCGGTCAACTGAGACACGGCTATACGCCCCTCGAGTGGCCGATTCGCACCGTCGAGACCATCACACCGTTCGTCCTCGGCTGGCTCGTCTGTGCCGCCCTGCTCGGGCTGTATCGAAACAGACGACGACTCACCCTCCTGACGCACGCTCGGGCCGTCCTGGTCTGCTGGCTGGCCGCCACGAACGTGGCGTTCTTGATCCGCGGCCTGCCCATTACCCCCGGCAACGTGCCCTGGTCGTTCATGGTCGTCATGGTCGGGCTTGGCGCCATCGCTATCCTCACGAGCCGACTGGGCTACGAGTACGTCGTCCGAACGAACGAGAACCGACTCTAG